ATATTTTTTTCATCTTATTAAACTTTGAATGACAAATATCCTGATCCAAAGTGGGGAGTTTTATCCCTGAAATCCGTTATTTAACGATAAATCAACATGTTTTAACTGAATACATTGATTTTGGGAGTAAGCTGAACGACCTTTTCCATATTTAATCAATAATCAGCTGATATTTAAGTAGTAGGCCAGGTAGTTGTTCCGGGCCAAATTTACTTTTTTTCATACGATTGGCCTCTGGATCTAGCTCGATATTGATCGAAGACCGAAAATCGCAGCCTTCGAGATTGCATTGTACAAAACGGGCATTTAGCAAATTCGTTTTTTTAAACAGCACCTGTTGAAGGTTGGCTCGTTCAAAATCCACGTGTTGCAAAGAGCAGTTTTCAAATTGAAACTTCTTTAGGTTTCTTTCAAAAAAAGAGGAGTAATCCAGAACCGAGTTGCTGAAATTGGCATGAAAGGAAAATGAACTACATTCATTAAAGAGTATGCCTAGCATTTTGCAGTCATGAAAAACAACATGATCTAATTGTGTGCCCTTTAGACTTACATTAGAAAGATTACATGATTTAAAGTCACAATTTGTGAATAGAAGATCTACGAGTTCTGCGTCCTGGAAATCACATTGCTCAAAGGTGCATTTGTAGAATTCCTGAACTTGCTTCAGTTCAGCTGTAAATGTCTGTTTAGTGATTGTTTGTTCGACAAGTTCTTCCATTCTGTATCGTGTTGGCATTGATTTTAGCGAAAATAAGCAATTCTCCCAAATGATTTTACTTTAAAATAAAGTCAAAGGCGCTATTTCCGCTTGCGCACAAAATACCTGATTTCATGGATAAAAACGGGGATTTTTTATAGCTATTTTTGATTTAGCCATTAAAACATAATTCTTGGGCTGCTGGGGCATAAGACTGAAGTATTGTAGAACTCTGGTAAGTTTTTATATAGTTAGTTAAAGGGCACTGATCAGTGCCCTTTACTTTTTTAGATATTTTGATGCGCTAATTTGGACAATGTTAGTTGTTCTTTAAATATTGACGCAGCACATATTGTAGAATCCCGTCATTCTTGAAATACTCAATTTCGATCGCTGAATCAAGCCTTGCTTTTACCTGAAATGTGGTGACTTTTCCTGTTTCATGTACAGCCGTTACCTCGAGCAGTTTATGGGGTGTTAAGTCGGTTTCCAGTCCTGTGATAGTATAAACTTCTGTTCCATCTAGTCCTAATTTCTCTGTATTTTCATCATTGATAAAAACCAGTGGTGCTACGCCCATGCCGACCAGATTGCTTCGATGGATACGCTCGAAGCTTTCAGCAATTACGGCCCGGATGCCAAGCAGAAAAGTCCCCTTTGCCGCCCAATCTCTTGAAGAGCCCGAACCGTACTCTTTTCCAGCCAATATAATCAGCGGCGTATTGTCATTACGGTAATCCATAGCAGTTTCATACACGGTTTTTACCTCATTCTTCGGAAAATAGCGACTAAATCCACCTTCGCGATCGACGATTTTGTTTTTGATACGTACATTGGCAAATGTTCCGCGCATCATGACCTCGTGGTTTCCACGTCTGGATCCATAGGAATTAAAATCTTCTTTACTTACCTGATGTGAACTGAGGTATTGTCCCGCTGCCGTGTCTTCTTTAAATGAGCCTGCAGGAGAGATGTGATCCGTTGTTACCGAATCGCCGAGATAAAGAAGCACTCTTGCGTTTTTAATATCCTGTATCGGGTTAGGAACAGCTTGTAAATTTTCGAAAAAAGGTGATTCCTTGATGTAAGTGGAAGTGTTGTCCCATTGGTAATTTTGGTCAAGATTTACTTCAAGTTCTTGCCAATCTGTTGACCCGTCGAAGATCACATCATAAACTTCTTGAAAGTCTGACTGTTTGACACAGGCATTGACGGTTTGCATAATATCTTCCCGAGTGGGCCAAATATCTTTAAGATATACAGGCTCACCGTTGGGGTCGTAATCAATTGGCTCTTCCAATAGATTGATATCAACTCTCCCGACGAGGGCATATGCAACAACTAGCATCGGCGACATCAAAAAATTCATTTTGACCTGCGGATGTACGCGTGCTTCAAAATTTCGATTTCCAGATAATACTGAGGCGACAATCAGTTCACCCTTTTCTACCGCTTCTGCGATTTGGGGCGGGAGGGGGCCTGAGTTTCCAATACAGGAGGTACAACCATAGCCCACGGTGTGAAAACGTAAGGCGTCAATGTCTGCTTGGAGTCCAGATCGTTCTAGGTATTGCGTAACGACCTTTGAGCCTGGTGCTAAGGAAGTTTTTACCCAAGATTTGGTGCGAAGTCCGCGTTCGATCGCGTTTCGAGCCAATAAGCCAGCGCCGATCATGACGGTAGGATTCGAAGTGTTGGTACAGCTTGTGATGGCTGCAATGGCAATACTACCATCACTAACAATATACTCCTTATGATTATGTTTTATGCGAACCGCATGTATAGACTCCTGAATAACTTCATGTGGCGAAGCATGGTCGACAGGTACTTTTCCAAAGGTAAACTCTGTGCCTGAACCGCCATCGGCGAGCCATGCTGATTCAGATCGCTGCAGCACAGGAACATATTGTCGATGGTGTTCGCTGTCTAACAGTGCTGAAAATGTAGCTTTTAAATCTTTTACCAAAATCTTATCTTGAGGACGTTTGGGGCCTGACACGGTAGGCTCTAGACTGGACAAGTCGAACTCTACCACCGACGAATACTGAATATCCTCCTTACCCGTGCGCCAAAGTAGGTTGTCTTTGCAATAATCTTCGACAATTTTAATTTGTTCAGCACTTCGATTGGTACTATGCATGTATTCGAGGGTCCGGTCATCAATTGGGAAATACGTAACCGTACAGCCAAATTCCGGAGACATATTTGATATTGTTGCACGATCTGTTACCGATAGGCTGTCTAATCCCTCTCCAAATACTTCAACAAATTTTCCGACAACGCCTTTTTCGCGTAGCACTTTTGTTATGGAAAGCACCATATCCGTGGCGGTGCACATACATGGTATTTTTCCACTGAGCTTGAGACCGATAACTTCCGGGCAGGTGAAAAAGATGGGTTGTCCCAGCATGGCTGCTTCAGCTTCTATGCCGCCAACTCCCCAGCCTAACACGCCAATACCATTGACCATTGGCGTGTGCGAGTCTGTCCCTACTAATGTGTCTGGAAAAAGCCAATTGTCACGCGCTATAACGCCTTTGGCTAGATATTCCAAATTGACCTGGTGACAGATACCCATACCGGGTGGAACGACAGTAAAATTTTCTAATCCTTTCTGCGCCCATTTTAGAAGTTCATAACGTTCGCGGTTACGTTCATATTCCAGCGCGACATTTTTATCATAAGAATATTCAGTGCCAAAGTAATCTACCTGAACGGAGTGGTCAACCACGAGATCCACTGGTATGGCGGGATTTATCTTCTGTCCATCCTTGCCATGACGGATAAATTCTGCACGCAAAGATGCCATATCGACCACTGCAGGTACTCCTGTAAAATCTTGCATTAAAATCCGGGCCGGTTTGAAGGGAATATCTTTATCTACAGGCTGGGGCGACCAGTTGATCAGTGTATTAACATGATCATTCGTGATACTGAATCCATCGTGGTTACGCAAAACATTCTCCAATAATATACGAATGCTAAAAGGTAAGCGATTGATGCTACCTTCCGGAAGGTCCTTAATGGAACTGTAATGGTAAGATCTTCCGTTAATTTCAATTTCGCGTATTGATTTCTCTTTGCTCATATTCATCTACGTATTTTTATTAGTATATAATACGCATAGGCCCAAATTTGTTTGTAATATCTTTTACACACATCTCTTTACCTAGTTTATGTAAAAAGTTTATTGTTTTTTCGGCACCGCTAGAATCAGACTTTGGATAGATGCTAGGATTATTAAAGATAGCAAGGTAATGGAAGATAATTTATGTTTCATTTAGTATTTTCGGCATTTTCTTGCTAATATTGCATGCTAATTGTATAAGGAGAAATTATCTATGCCCGTCAAACTTCCTAATAACCTTCCTGCTATTGAGCTGCTGAAAAAAGAAAATATATTTGTCATGAGCGATTTAAGAGCAAATGAGCAAGATATTAGACCACTACGTGTTTTAGTACTTAATTTAATGCCTCTTAAAATTACCACTGAAACAGATTTTATCCGTTTGCTGTCCAATAATCCCTTGCAGGTGGAAATGGAGTTTTTACGACTTGAAACACATGTCTCCAAGAACACACCAGAAGAGCACTTGGAAATGTTTTATAAGAGTCTGACTGAGGTAAAGGAAAACTTCTACGATGGAATGATCATTACGGGTGCTCCGGTTGAAATGGTTGCTTTTGAGGAGGTGACCTATTGGAATGAAATCAAGACGATCTTTGATTGGGCGAGAACGCATGTTACCTCCAGCTTGTATATCTGCTGGGCTTCCCAAGCAGCACTATATCATTTTTATGAGGTAGAGAAGAAGCCGTTAAGGGAGAAACTTTTTGGTGTATTTAAGCATACCGCTTTAGATAAAAGACACCCTTTGTTCCGGGGGTTTGATGATGAATTCTATATCCCCCATAGCCGCCACACGACTGTTGAAAAGGATGATCTTTTAACGAAGGATGGTTTGGAAATTCTTTCAGAATCTCCGGAAGCGGGTATTGCTATCGCTTCATCCCGTGGGGGGCGAGAGTTTTATTTGACTGGACACTCGGAATATGCACCTTTTACATTGGACGAAGAATATAAACGAGATTTGGAAAAAGGTCAGCAGATTGCAATGCCGGTCAATTATTATATCGATGATAATCCTGAAAATCGCCCTTTGGTTCGCTGGACAAGCCATGCAAATCTGTTGTTCAATAATTGGTTGAATTACTTCGTTTATCAAGAAACACCTTTTGACCTGAAAGATGTTATCCATTTGGGGGAAATCAAACAGGGATAATCTGAGTTGCTTTTTGAAACTTATTTGTTGCATCGACAATAGCATAACTTTTCTTAAGTTTGTAGATAGCGACAAACAAACTCAATTTTATATGAAGAAAAACATACTCTTAGCAGCCCTGCTAACCTGTGGCTCATTGATAAGCAACGCGCAAAACAATGCAATTAATGTGACTTACATGGATAAAAGCGTGCGCCCTCAAGATGACTTTTACAATTTTGTGAATGGACAATGGATGAAAACAGTCAAGATTCCTTCCGATAAGGCGCGGTGGGGATCATTTGATGAGCTTCGTGAAAATACAGATATTGCTACGTTAAAGGTACTGCAAGAGTCACTTTCAGGCGATTTTCAGAAAGGAACAGACAATCAGAAGATCGCAGATTTGTATAAATCGTTCGTTGATATGAAGACGCGTAACGAACTTGGATTGGAGCCAGTTAAACCATATCTTGATAAAATCGCTGCGATTAAAAATTTCGAAGATTTATATCAGTATCTTGTTGAAGTGGCGCCTATTGGCGGAAATCCTTTTTTCAGTGGTTATGTTTATGCACATCTTAAGAATTCAGCTGTCAATACGGTATATTTAGGTGGGGGAAGTCTTGGGTTGGGAAGATCCTATTATCAGGTAAATGACAAGAAGAATGAAGAGACGTTAAATGATTATTCCACTTATATCTCTTCACTTTATGCCAAATCAGGTCAACTTACAAGGGATCTAAAGGGGCCGAAAATTGTTGCCTTTGAAAAGCAGTTGGCCTCAAATCTTAAAACTGTTGAGCAATCAAGGGATGCCAATGGCCGGTATAATCCCATCGCTGTTGCGGATCTGAAAAAAATCGTGAAGAATATCGATATTGCAAAATACTTAAATGACGTCGGTTTTAAGGCTGACACGGTTATTATACCGGAAATAAAATACTATGAAAATCTTGACAAAGTTTTCAATCTTCAAAATCTACCGGTGATTAAAGAGTTATTGACATTTCATGTGCTAAATAACGCGGCGTCTTACACTACGCAAGAATTAAACGATCTGTCTTTTGATTTTTGGGGGCGTAAGTTAAAAGGACAAAAAGAACAACGTGCGCTAGACAAGCGCGGCGTAGAGTTTGTTAACTCCATCGCGGGAGAGCTATTGGGTAAATTATATGTGAAAGAAAGCTTTCCTCCAAAGGCTAAAGCCGAGGCTGAGGAGCTTGTAAGCTATCTGATTAAAGCATTCGGCCAGCATATCAAGGACCTGACCTGGATGTCTGACGACACAAAAGTAAAGGCTTTGGAAAAACTGGCTAAGTTTAAAGTTAAAATTGGTTACCCAGATAAGTGGAAAGATTATAGCAAACTTGAAGTGGGCATGTCGTTGTATGCAAACGTATTGGCATCAAGCAAATGGGCATTTTATCAAAATTTGGCCAAACAAGATAAGCCAGTGGACAAGTCTGAATGGGGGATGACCCCGCAAACTGTAAACGCTTATTATAGTCCATTGTTTAACGAAATTGTCTTTCCCGCGGCTATTCTTCAACCTCCGTTCTATGATTACAAGGCCGATGCAGCTGTTAATTTCGGTGGTATTGGTGCGGTAATTGGTCACGAACTTTCACACGGCTTTGACGATCAGGGTGCTAAATATGATGGGAATGGAAATCTGAACAACTGGTGGAGCGATAGTGATAAGGCAAAATTTGAAGCCGCTGCAGATGCATTGGTCCGTCAATTTGAATCTTATGAGCCTGTCCCAGGAGTTTTTGTAAACGGTCGTTTCACATTGGGCGAGAACATCGGTGATTTGGGCGGCTCATCTGTCGCTTTTGATGCCTTGCAGCTTTATTTGAAAGATAAGGGCAATCCTGGATTGATAGATGGGTTTACACAAGATCAACGCTTCTTCCTTTCTTGGGCAACTATTTGGAGGACCAAAACAACGGATGAGTTTGTGGTCAATCAAGTGAAGACCGATCCCCATTCTCCAGCGCAGTATCGTGCTTTTGCGCCGATTATTAACCTGGACGCTTTTCACAAAGCTTGGAATACCAAGGAGGGAGACAAAATGTTTGTTCCTGTGAATAAGCGGATTAAAATTTGGTAGTTTGTTCATGAGATCAATTAAAAAAGGGCGTATTGCAAAATGGAATACGCCCTTTTTCTTGACTTATTTTAAGTTATTTCATCCATTTCAAAACCAAATAGAACCCAATGGCTGTAATGGATAAACTCAATGCAATGGCCCACCATAGCGTTGTGAAACCAAAGGAATCGACAATACTTGTGCCCAAGATTGGCGAAAAAATATTTGCAGCTGAAAAGGCTAGCGAGTTGAAGCCCATGTAGGCTCCTTGCGTTTTTGGGGAAGACCTATTAACAGAAACGGTTGCCATAAAAGGCAATGTGAGCATTTCTCCCAATCCAAAAATAAAGAATGTGAAATATAACCAAGCAAGTCCGCCAGTAAAATTTAGCATGGCATATGAAATGGCACATAGAAATGTTCCAAAGACGAGTGTGCTAATTAATGAAAATCTCTTCTCGGCAATATGAACAATAAACATTTCTAACAACACGATGACGAAGCCGCTCCATCCAAGCAGAAATCCAATTTGGTGATCATTCAAATGGTGAACTTCTCGGTAGAATATCGGTAAGGTAGTGATCAGCTGAAAAAAACAAAAAGAGAAGATACAACAAAAGATATTGAATAGGACAAATGGCACGTCGGTATAAGGATTTTGCCCTTTTTTAGACATTTCATTATCAGGTGTAATATCTTTTTTTGATCTGATATCGCTTCTTTTTTGTCTTTTATGAAAAAAGACAAAGAAAATTATTGCTGCACAGAGAACGGCAAGGGAATTTCCATAAAATATCCAATTGAAAGAGATGGCTGCCAAAAAACCTGCCACCGCTGGACCGATTGAGAAGCCCAGATTTATAGCCAAACGATTCAATGAAAAGGCGCGGGTGATATTTTCAGGTTTAGCGTAACTTGCTACTGATACGGAGTTTGCAGGTCTAAAAGCATCAAAAATCAAGCTTAACGTAAAAATCATTATGGATAGCGACTGTACCTCTTTAAAGTATGGTATCAGTAGGAATAAAGGAGCGGCCAACACAAGACTTCCAAACTGAACCTTGAAACTACCAATCCGATCGGTCAGCCAGCCGCCTATATAAGATCCACAGACGGAGCCAACGCCATAACACATCAAAACAATTCCGACTTGTTTTATATCGAAGTGCAAAACTCTGGTCATGTAAAGGCCTAGAAATGGAATCACCATGCTTCCCATTCTATTGATCAGCATGACGATAGCAAGCAGCCATGCAGCTTGTGAGAGTCCTCTAAAGGAGTCTAGGTATATTGATAAAATTCTTTTCATTAAAGGGTAAATCAGCTTATATAAACCTCGTGTTTTAAGTCTATAAGTCTTCTTGTTGTCTTGAAAAAAAATGCCAAATTGATTAGTCAATTTGGCATTTATGAATAGTGAATCAAATTATGCCAACATGGACGCTGGAATTGTAGGATCGACTTGATAGGTGCTCGCCACCATTTGTTTCTTTTTGGAACCCGGCTCCATAATGAAATCAATCCTCCCCAGATTAATCCCTGCAAAACCGACTTGATTCACAACGGTCTTCGTACCTTTTAAATTGGTAACTAATGTGGGTTCATTTAAAAATGTATGCGTATGCCCGCCTATAATTAAGTCGATATCTGATGTTTTGGCGGCAAGCACCAAATCCGACACTTTATCGTTTTCATATTGGTAACCTAAATGCGACAGACAGATGATGAGATCGCATTTATGTTTTTCCTTGAGTATCTTTACCACCTTTTTGGATACCTCAATTGGATCCAGATATTTCATTCCCTTAAAGTTATTGGGATCTACCAATCCCTCGATATCTACACCGAGCCCGAATACACCGATTTTTATACCACCCTTATGAAATATGGTGTAATCGTTGGTTTTTCCTTCCAATACTGTTCCTTTAAAGTCGTAATTGGCCGTTAAAAACGGAAATTTAGCATGGTCCAGGTATTTCACAAGTCCGTCCAGTCCATTGTCAAATTCGTGATTTCCAAATGTCCCAGCGTCATACCCCAATTTCGTCATGAGATCCAGCTCCAGCTTCCCTCCAAATAGATTAAAATAGGGAGTACCTTGAAACATATCGCCCGCATCTAATAATAGGAGGTGTTCTTCTTCTTTGCGAATTTTATTGATAAGCGTGCTCCGGCGTGCCACACCACCCAATCCTTGATATTTGCCACCATCCATAGGAAAAGGTTCAATTCGGCTATGCACATCGTTGGTATGTAAGATTGTAAGTTTTACTTTTTTGCTCTTAGCGTTAGCTTGAAAAGGAAGTGACCCCAATGCAACTGCAGCAGAAAATCCACCAACTTGCTTGATAAATGATCTTCGGTTAATTGATTTTAATTCTTCCATCTAATTCTGCATTTACTTTTTTGCCTTCTTTCGTTAATTCACTCACGTATTCAATCAGTCCTTCACGCATCCGCTGCGGATAATTTGCCCGCGATACAGATTGTGTCAACAGCGTCAGGTTGTCGCCACCATTAGCGAGATAATCATAGGTTACCAATTTATACAACTTATTGTCTTCAATTGCTAGACCTTTGATTTTAATGTCCTGGGCTTTGTTGCCTGTAATGGTCAACGTCATCCCAGCGATGGGTTGACCATGTGTTGAGGCGATATAGTCTGCAAGTTGACGAATTTGAGTTCCCTTGAGTTCGAGAACTGTTAAAGTGTTTTCGAAAGGCATCACCTCGAAGATATGTCCAACGGTAATATCGCCTGCTTTCAGATCATTTCGGATTCCACCCTTAGTAGCAAATGCTATATCCGCAGGGTTATGGGCATTGTGTTCACTCATCCACAACAAGGCTTCACAAAAAAAATTGCCCATTAATGTTTCTGCCGTCTTCTCTTTTGTCAACGCTTTGTCTGCATGTCCTATAACTCGATTCATCTCCACTTCCATTTTATGTTTGAAAGGCTCGTAGATTGATACGACTGTAGGATCAGCTTGCATATCGCTATTGATATGATATTGTTGGAAATCTTTCTGCGTTGGATGGAGCTGCTTGCTACAACTGGCAACCATCAAAAGCGAACCGAATCCAAGGCTACCAATAAAGGCAATTTGCTTTGATATCTTCATTCTTTTTTCGTTTAACCAAATATTGGGCAAAGTTAGCCAATTATATATGAACAAATCTTATCCAATGTTAGCTAATTTTTAAAAACAACAAAAGCTTAACATCGTATGTTAAGCTTTGTCCATATAATTAGAAAAATAACAACCTAGTGTACTAATTCCGACTCGGCGATAGGGTTGGTATCCAACTTACTCTCTGGTTGGAGAACTTTTCTACTTTTGCTACGCGCGGACAGTTTGGCTCGATACGCTTTCCAGTTCATTAATAGGACTGAAAATAAGATCACAGCTAGTCCGAAAATCTGCAATGAGGTCACTACATGCGAAGTGAAAAAATGACTTAAAATAAGTGCAATGATTGGATTCACATAGGCATACGTACTAACTTCCATTGCGGGGCGAACCTGTAGTAACCAAATATAGGAGCTAAAGGCGAGGATTGAGCCAAAAGTGATTAGGTAGCCCAAATTGAACCAGTCCACCGGTGCCACGCTACTTAGCGAAAATGTTGTATACTCACCGGTGAAAAGGGCGGTGATATTAAAGAGTATACCTGCAGTAACCATTTGCCAAGCGGTCTTCACCATGACATGTAAATCCTCTTCCTCTTGTTTCTCAGATTTTTTGAAATATTTGGAAATTAGAGACCCTACGGTCCAAGCGATAGAACCCAATACTAAAATAGATAGGGCGATCACCTTAAGTGTTCCATCGGTATTATCATTGGTTGACATAATCTGTTCAGCGAATAACATCACCACTCCACAGAAGCCTAACGCGACACCTAAAACCGTGCTAACACTGCTGAAATTTTCTTTCCATTTGGGTTTATCCAATAAAATAAACCAGATCGCTGCTGCTGCAGCAATAATGGCGGCAACACCACCTGAAACATATTGTTCGGCCCAGATAACCCCAGCCATATCGACAAAAAGCAATAGAAATCCTACGATCGCTGCTTCCTGAACGGATCGCTTATTAAACAATTTATAACCTTTCATTGCGCAATATGCCATTAGAATTACGCTGGCTGTAACAAATCGAAACGAACCTAATATAAATGGTGGAAAACTATGTAGTGCCTTTTCTATAAAGAAAAAGGTCGATCCCCATACAACATAAATAATGATATAGGCGACAACAACCATCAACGGGTTAGCGGCCTTTTTTTGTCCTTGCAACATGATTAAACTTCCTTTCTATTACTCAGGTATTACGACCTGCTGATCTTCCTTAACCGTTTGAAGTACAATTGTAGTACGGGTGGAGATGATCCCTTCCACTTTACTTAAAGTATTTCGCATCAGATCAACTAATCCGGTCGAATCTGCAGTTCTTACTTTAATCAGGTAACCATCATCACCTGCAATGTCATGTACTTCCTGTACTTCAGGAATTTCGGCAAGTGCCAATCCAACTGTTTGTTCACCAATGATATCATTGGCTTTTATGAAAATAAATGATAAAAGTTTTTGATCGACCGCTGCAGGATTGATCTTGGCACTGTATTTTAAAATTACCTCTTTTTGCTCGAGCTTTTTTACCCGTTCTAGAATCGCAGAAGGTGCCATTCCCAGCTCTCTGGCGATATCCGCGTTGTTGATACGTCCATTATCCTGCATTAAACGCAAGATTCTATAGTCGACCTGATCTAAATTATATTCTACTTTTGTCATTTCGACTGCAAAGGTACGTATTTAAGTATAAAATTCAAAATATTATAACGAATAATGAATATAATTCTGTTAGATTGTTGGTGTTGGTGAATATTGTTCGTGTATGATAGTGCTTTGATTTGATCGGATATGCTAATGGGTTGAAAATAAATATATTGCCTTTTAGTAAGCAGCGTTTGTGATTAAAAAATGTATCTTTTTCTTAATTTCAAAATAATATTTCTTGTAGAAAGTATGACGCCCAGTCCGATCAAACAGCCTAAACAAACACAACCAAAGCGATCTAAGGCAGCGAAGTAGGAGCGGCTTTCCTGTTCATGCAGATAGACTATAATTAGCGCAACCATCGATGTCCTCGCTACAGCTATAATGTTGAGTAGTTTACAAGTAATCAACGAGGCCAGGATACCGATTACCATTGCGTAAAGTTGCTGGATCGGAACAAAATATAAGCTCAGTCCAATGGCGGATCCTATGAAATTGGATTTGGCCCGATCGATCGCTATTTTTTTTGACTCATTCTCTTGTGGAGAAATCACCAGTATAATCGAGATAAGGGTCCAAGAAACAGAATATTGGGGAAAGGATACAAATAAAGGATAACCGATAAGGAAGCCAATTAGTACGCGAATCGTATATATAATAAAATCTGAATGGAGCGTATAGCGAAGGAATAGATTACGCATATAAGAAATCAATCGTTAATTTAAATGATGTAGTGCTACAAAAATACAAGCATTGTTTGAAGGAACGAAATAAAATCATCATTTATGGCAAATGTTCCTGTTTGCGTTTTTGTGCGTTTTTTGCTTTTGATTTGGTTATTTCTTGCATTCTTCTCTTTTACCAATGCATAAATTTAACTAGATTTGTTTTATACTTTAAATGCAGATTAAGTGAAAGATCAGAATCAATTAGCCTTATTAGCTTCACAACTCAAAGGGGAGCTCTATTATACCCATGAAACTAAGGACCAAACGATGTTGCTAGCCTATTCGACCGATGCGTCTGTCTATCAGGAAAAACCGTTGGCCGTAGCGATACCCGCAGATATTGATGAT
The genomic region above belongs to Sphingobacterium zeae and contains:
- a CDS encoding Lrp/AsnC family transcriptional regulator; protein product: MTKVEYNLDQVDYRILRLMQDNGRINNADIARELGMAPSAILERVKKLEQKEVILKYSAKINPAAVDQKLLSFIFIKANDIIGEQTVGLALAEIPEVQEVHDIAGDDGYLIKVRTADSTGLVDLMRNTLSKVEGIISTRTTIVLQTVKEDQQVVIPE
- a CDS encoding EamA family transporter; its protein translation is MLQGQKKAANPLMVVVAYIIIYVVWGSTFFFIEKALHSFPPFILGSFRFVTASVILMAYCAMKGYKLFNKRSVQEAAIVGFLLLFVDMAGVIWAEQYVSGGVAAIIAAAAAIWFILLDKPKWKENFSSVSTVLGVALGFCGVVMLFAEQIMSTNDNTDGTLKVIALSILVLGSIAWTVGSLISKYFKKSEKQEEEDLHVMVKTAWQMVTAGILFNITALFTGEYTTFSLSSVAPVDWFNLGYLITFGSILAFSSYIWLLQVRPAMEVSTYAYVNPIIALILSHFFTSHVVTSLQIFGLAVILFSVLLMNWKAYRAKLSARSKSRKVLQPESKLDTNPIAESELVH
- a CDS encoding 5'-nucleotidase C-terminal domain-containing protein, with the translated sequence MKISKQIAFIGSLGFGSLLMVASCSKQLHPTQKDFQQYHINSDMQADPTVVSIYEPFKHKMEVEMNRVIGHADKALTKEKTAETLMGNFFCEALLWMSEHNAHNPADIAFATKGGIRNDLKAGDITVGHIFEVMPFENTLTVLELKGTQIRQLADYIASTHGQPIAGMTLTITGNKAQDIKIKGLAIEDNKLYKLVTYDYLANGGDNLTLLTQSVSRANYPQRMREGLIEYVSELTKEGKKVNAELDGRIKIN
- a CDS encoding FUSC family protein, yielding MRNLFLRYTLHSDFIIYTIRVLIGFLIGYPLFVSFPQYSVSWTLISIILVISPQENESKKIAIDRAKSNFIGSAIGLSLYFVPIQQLYAMVIGILASLITCKLLNIIAVARTSMVALIIVYLHEQESRSYFAALDRFGCVCLGCLIGLGVILSTRNIILKLRKRYIF